The segment GATCGAGCCATTGCCGAGGGATGGGGGATATGAGTTCGAGAATCGCATTGTGGGGGGTGTGATTCCCCGTCAGTTTGTGCCGTCGGTGGAGAAGGGGGTTGTCGAGGCTTTGGAGCAGGGGGTGATTGGCGGTTATCCGGTGGTGGATGTGCGGGTGGCGTTGGTGGATGGCAGTCATCATTCGGTGGATTCCTCGGATCATGCGTTCAAGAGTGCCGGGGCCATGGCGTTGCGCAAGGGATTGGCGGAGGCGGGATCGGTATTGTTGGAGCCGGTGATGACCATGGAGGTGACGGTTCCGGAGGATGTGTTGGGGGATGTGATTGGGGATTTGAACAGTCGGCGTGGTCGGGTATTGGGGGTGATGCCCAAGGGGGGTGGTGGTCAGATCGTTTCCGCTGAGGCGCCGATGGTGGAGGTTTTGGATTATGGGAATGTGTTGAACGGGCTGACTTCGGGGCGGGGGCTTTATACCATGCGGCTTGCGGCGTATCATGTGGCGCCGAATCATATTGCGCGGGTGATTCTGGAGCAGGATAAAAAAGCCTCCTGACGAAGGGAAGGCCCGATCCGATTCGATCCGATACCATTGAAAAAAAGCGGGGGTCTGGGGGATTCGTCCCCCAGACCCCCGCTTTTTTTCAATGGCGCGTTTTTTTTCGCCAGCCCGCCTTTTTTCGCCATCTTGAAAAGAAATCCTTGCCCACGTAAAAAAGAGTCAAGAAATCCTCTCGATTGGACGATCCAATAGTTAACAACAACGTATGGAGACTCACTCGGATTACACAACGAGGGCAAAATGATCAGCGTATCCCATCCAGTCTTGTTGCAACTCTACCGTCGGGTGGATCGCGCCCGCTCGGTCAGACAGGTGGTGGAACCCGGAACCGGGGTGCAGGCGCGGATCTCCACTTCCAATCAATCCTATTCCTCGGGTCGCGCCTCCGAAGGCGAAGGGAACGATTTCCAGTCCGTGTTCCTCAAAGCCTTGGAAAAACGGGAATAAACAGGCGATCATGAAACCCTGGCACGCATGGGGCGCAACCCTGGTCTCGCTCCTGCTCTCCGGAGCCGCCGGACCTGCGCGGGCCGATGTGGCCATTTTTGTCCATGGATATTTAAGCGGGGATGACGCCTGGGAACAAAGCGGCGTCACCCCCGCTCTTAAAACCAAAGGCTGGGAGTCCGGCGGCAGCGTGACCGCAATGGCCCAGGGCGGATTGCAGTTCCGAAATACCCCGCCCAAAGGTGCCCACGCCTTTTTTCTGGCCGACTTGCCCTCCGAAGCCCCATTGCTGACTCAAGCAAACGCCCTGAAGGAAATCCTGCTTGCCATCCGCGCACAACGCGGCACCGAACGCACCTTCCTGATCGGCCATTCCGCCGGTGGCGTGGTGGCCCGATTGCTCATGGTGCGTGAACCCGGCTTGTCGATTCATACCCTGATCACCATCGCCAGCCCCCATCTCGGTACGGACAAAGCCGAAGTGGCCGGACTCATCGCCAGTACCCCCCTCTCCATGATGGCCCCGATGATGGGCATGGATACCCTCAACCGCTCCAAATCCCTCTATGAAGACCTCGCACGGGAACGCCCCGGCACTTTTCTCCACTGGCTCAACCATCAACCCCATCCCAAAGCCCGCTACCTCTCCATCGTCCGCCGCGACACACCCAGCTTGCTCGGCGACAACCTGGTGCCGGTCTGGAGCCAGGACATGGCCCAAGTGACCGCCCTGCGTACACTGACCCCGGAAACCATCACCCAAGGTCAAGACCATACCCTCACCCCCCAGGACGGGGCGGAAGTGGCGCGGATTCTGGCACCGTAACGAAAGAATGAAAAACGGGTTGCCAAAAGGCGATCCGCCACCTTTTCGAATCAGGATGGAATCGATAGAGTCCATTTGGATTCCAATGCCGGACGCAATTTTTCATGGCATGTCACCCGTAATGGCTTTACCCTTCCACACAAGGTCGCTTCACAAGGTGGCAACCGGGATGAACCGGGTGGTATTCCCTCATTGATTTAGGAGATTCGATGGATGCCGTAGCTTCCTCGGAAACCTATTCGTCATCCGTGGCCGAGGCGGATGTCTACGCACGCTGGATTCTGGCCCACTTCGCCCCCTATCTGATGGCCCCCATCGTGGAGGTGGGGTTGGGACATGGGGGATTCGTCGGGCAATTGCTGCCGCTTGGATCCTATGCGGGACTGGATATCGATCCGGAATCGGTCTCCCAGGCCCAGGCCAAATATCCGGATGCGCGCCTGATCACGGCGGATATCACCCGTCTGGAACAGTTGACCCCCATCGGTCTGGGACAGGCGCGCACGGTTTTGTGCTGCAATGTCTTGGAACACGTCCAAGACGACCGGCAGGGGGTGAGCAATCTGCTGGCTTTGCTCGCGCCGGGGGGACATCTGCTGATGCAGGTGCCGGCCCATCCCCTTTTGTATAACGATCTGGATCGGCTGGCCCATCATCACCTGCGTTATGGACGCCAAAGACTTCTGCAACCCTTCGCAGGCCAGCCGGCGGAGGTGCTGTCGGTGGAATTTTTCAATCCCATCGGCTTTTTTGGCTGGCTGGCGAATCGCTTCGTCTCCCATCAAAGCCTCAACGGGGCGTCGGTCAGTTTTCAGACCCGCCTGTTCGTGAACCATCTCCTGCCCCTGTCGCGCCTGCTGACTCCCCTGACGCGCCATTTTTTTGGGCAATCACTCATGCTGGTGGCGAAAAAAATATGATCAGCTTTATCATTCCCGCCCTCAACGAAGGGTCGGCCATTGCCGCAACC is part of the Magnetococcales bacterium genome and harbors:
- a CDS encoding class I SAM-dependent methyltransferase, which produces MDAVASSETYSSSVAEADVYARWILAHFAPYLMAPIVEVGLGHGGFVGQLLPLGSYAGLDIDPESVSQAQAKYPDARLITADITRLEQLTPIGLGQARTVLCCNVLEHVQDDRQGVSNLLALLAPGGHLLMQVPAHPLLYNDLDRLAHHHLRYGRQRLLQPFAGQPAEVLSVEFFNPIGFFGWLANRFVSHQSLNGASVSFQTRLFVNHLLPLSRLLTPLTRHFFGQSLMLVAKKI